The Solanum pennellii chromosome 11, SPENNV200 sequence TCGGACGCCAAAGAGAAAGCCCTGACAAGAAATGTAGAttccaaaatttgattttgGAAGATGAACAGGTGAGCTCATTACATTTAATCTCATGAATATTCtccttttttaatatttaccttatataaatatttttgttttgttttactcTTAGTAAATAGTTTGACTTATTCTTAGATCTCTACAACTCTTACTTTCAGGAATGCCAAATAAAGGCAGTACTGTATGCCGATGAAATTGAACAGTATGCAGAAATGCTTAAACTCATGAATACCTATCTCATCTCTACCGCAAGAGTCAAAATCTCCCAAAATTCACACGGCAAGTCGATACATAAATTTTACTGGGTTCTTGACAAAGAAACAGTAATTGAACATATCACGCCATCTAATGGAGTTGAGAAACCACTTCCACCACCAACCAAGCTGAATATCACAACCTTTGACCGCATTTCTCACATGATGCTTGATTCTGCTGTTGAAATCGGTATATCCACCCTATTAACTTTTACAACAGTAAAATATACCTACTTACTGATCCACACACTTACaacatttcattctttattATATACGTAGATATACTGGCAATCGTTTTTCGTTGTGGTCCTCAAAAATACGCAGGTCGCAGTCGTCATAAATGTCGAGAAATTATCATTTGTGACAATCAGTAAGCACATTTTGCCTTATATTTTcccatttaatgaaaatattttgaataagtaaacacttttattgtttatttaatcGTACCATCACTTATCATCTGGTCGTTATCATGGTACTTCAGGAAAAATCAATTTCTCCTCACTCTATGGGAGGATTTTGGAGAAATTGAAGGAAATGAAATCGAagcaaaaatggaaaaagagaTGGATCTTATTGTAATCCTTGGCAGGAATATAGGAATCTCTAATTTTCAAGGTACATGCATTGAACTTTTTACcaacataatttatataataacaaaacGTTATGCAAGCTTTATGTCATACAGGGTTGTCACTGCAGAGTAGGTACAATTCAACAATACGCGTAGCTCCTAATTACCCACAGGCAGTAGAACTCACCAAATGGTACTCACATTTCATCACTATTCTCTAACTTTAATTTGCATTTAAAGAACCTATTAAACAAACTATTTGTTGTAACAATAgggcaaaagaaaacaaatcaaTGTTGTTAAGTCGTGCGTCGGACAAAACCTCAACAAGCTCATCTGCCCCTCTCATGGTATTGACTCCTGCTGGCCAACAAGTTTTCTCTATTgaaaattttttttcatcaccAACTTCTGTAAGTCATACTTCAAGCTGATAATTTAAGagtttgtatatttattaaataataaaaacaaattttatttattcatcagTAACTCAAcatgtattatgtatatgatatttcCCAACAGATGGGACTCTTCTATGTTGAAGCAGAAATGGCCATATCAGATGAATTGCAAGAGTTTTGTGTACTTGAATGCTCATGATGCAAACAAAAGAAGCGCACAAAAGATAGAAAGGATTTTCATTGTCCAAAATGCAATCGGAAAACAACATTACTTCCTCGGtatttctccttctccttcgtCTTTGTTCAATTAATATATCTACTTAAGAATACATATTATGTGCTATTGATAACCCATATATATGTTAGATGTTTTATTGACCTCCTTTTTTAAATGCTCACTTATGTGTATCATTTATAATAGAAAATACTGATAAGTTTATACCAAATTGACTTTACATTAGTTGCTTAGTAGTTCTAAATAGTTTACTTTATCCAAGAATGCATTGCCAAGAAAGAGGTAGAGCTCAAGTATGTGAAATGTCATGATCAATTTGCGGATATCTTTACAAAGCATATCAAGTTTGAAGATTTTCGGAGATTGAAATCAAGCCTTGgagtaaagaagaaaaatcaaaattaagggAGAGATTTGTGGAAATAAATCTTGGCAACAATTAATTTGGCAGCCATACTTATTGAAATTACAATCCACGAATGTGAAAAATTGGTAGCCATCAATGTGAAAGTTGAAAGCCACATTTGTGGAAGTAGGTAGTCAAAGTTTGGTATAAGTTTGATAGAGTTAGGCAgtcaattttttattgaaattggCTACCATATTATGACATTAATGATGTAAACAAGTGTTCAAAAAACTCTATAATTAGAGTAGTAATTGAACACTTGAAAACACACCAAAATAGAGAAGCAATAGAGAGTAGATAGAGTAATCCACGAACTATTTCTTAATTTGTGAGAAAATAGTGtgcaagtaatattattgtgagttgtaagaaataaaagagtgtTGAGTCGTAATCTTTTGACACtaccaagtttttcatcaatattattgtattacttATTCGGGTATCATAtttacccattttaatatttgatgtcGTTGTTACTCTCTTCCTATTGCTATTTACTTTGGACATTATCGTGGGTGTGATTATCATTTTGTCCAACAGCTCAAACCTAGTGAGAACTTGtctacaaatatttaaattaacaattCAAATGTTAGAAAGAGCTGAAGTGAAAATTCCTACTCCAATATCAAGTAAAAttgcaaaatatatatttggagGGTTTGTATATGTGAAAAATTCCTTTCCTAAAACTCATCTTCTTTCTATCTAAATGTTGTCTTTTGTTGTCAAACATCTTCTTCAACACATAAGAGAGTAtaagaatcaaaatttttaaaaaatcaagttGTGTGTGtcaaaaaacttattttagatGTATGAAATAGTTTGGAACGGTAGTCATGCTTTGGGCATCAATTTGttctatataaaattatttagtaCCTATGCTTTTGGCATCAATTTGTTTTACTATTACAAAGTAAAAATGTTCATCAAAGACAAATAACTATCTACTTTCATGTAAAGTAAAACTACAAAAGACTATCTCACTATTCATTTAACTAAGCTTTTAGTGGCAAAGCTTAGCCTCATTTACTGATaaaaattaagggaaaacaatttggtataaaattttatcGGGTTTCTCCTTTAACATGTCCACACATAAAAGCTTTTATGAATATTAGCTCAAATAGTTGGACTTGTTGGTGTTTATAACTTCAAATCATGTATTTGTGCCCTCATCACACCAAGTGTGTCAAGACACACTCACAAACATATGCTCAACAAGCTCCGTCCTAAAAGTGCACATTTACACCCCTATAGCTGCAATCCAGTTAATAGTTGTTCAAAAATTGCAATAGATGTTCAATATTGGTGTAAttgcatcttcttgatgttcTTTCTATAAAATCTATTACTTTATCGAAAGAAGCATTGAAATAGATGTTTTGTAATGTCGATACCTAAATAATGTTCAGCTACGAAGTCTACATCATTTTTTGATTGGATGTTTGTGATACAACTTCTTTTCTTActaatttttctttctcaattagGATCAAAGTTTGAACTGTGCACACTGTTATATAGCTTACTACTTACTGAAGCAACAAGAAATGGAAAAGAACCGAAGAACATACAGTTGAAGCAAGAATATCAGAAGCCTCTACTGAAATTTCTTAAACGTAACATTATATTATAGTAGTAACTTTAGACATCTTGTTGTTTTGAGCttgatatgataaataaatttgtcaTAGGTTCGGCTTAAGTATATCAACAACCTCTGTACATTTTGAACTGAACCCGAGGAGAGGATAAAGTAATGAACTCGCAATATGTCTTCACAACAAAGCCTGACATACTGTTCAACCGTGAAGTTACCTCCAtgattcatcatcatcattgccAAATGACACTGAATGggaaaatcttttttattgtgTTACTATTCCGTGGAATGATAGtcacatttcatttgaaataacATTCGAAGcaagataaaaacaaaagacCATATAGGATATGCATATGCTATAGGGAGGGATAAGTGTTGTCTCACTTCTGTCTGAGCTACTGCCCCTTCCGAGCCTCCCATCATGCACATTTGTACAGTTTGGCTCCAcagtattttgaaatttatctaAGATAATTCAGTGCTCTGACATTAATATATGCACAAACTCTTCCTTTGAGATGCTCGACATATACATACCAGTCACAAGACACTAATAATGaaccaaattcaattttttaagcGTGAAAAAAACCTTTCATACTTAAATGAATCAATGGTTGTTTATCCCCCACACCTGCTTTAGATCATGGTAATCATCACTGTCATTGATAAATTGTAAATTAGTTTAACAAATCATGAACTACTTGAAACAGGAATGGAAGAAAATAGAGATAATGTGTCTGCCCTGTTGTTACCCCTGTCTTTGATGAGAATTAATTGTTGCCTTTGATGAGGTTGGCTGCTATGGTTTGATACCTCATTTTGAGGTTGAATCATTGTTgcgttttaatatttttctgcTCCatttttttgatgtattttaaaCCATGGGTTGCTGATTTTGTATCGTATTGCTGCTGAATTTTAGACTAAACTATTTATTACACTTCTGATCAAATTTCAGTCTATTGTTGCTATGTGTCGAGCTAAATTTTGCTACACCTTTGGCTATATTTGAGCCAATGGTTTGGCTATGTATTTTGCTAAACTTTGCTGCACTTTTAAATTAGCCAACTGCtgcatttttttcaaaaatattgctGCTTCAAATGTTGCACTTTGGACAGAAGTTGAGGCTTAAGGATTGCTGCATTTTTGCTAAACTATTGCTGCATTTTTTAGCTGATGGGGTTTCATTATTGCTCTGCTTTTTATGCTGGTATTATTGCGTTGGTTGCTAGATATGCACTTGCAGTCCTACGTTATTTCTACAATGAAAAAATTGATTACTATATGCATGGTATTACAGCTAAAACTCATACAGAAAAATGTATTAAGACTTCAGAACATCTATATGCCGTGCTTGAAGATATTAAAcaattaatacatttttttgaTGCTATATCTTATAATATACAAGATACTTAACAAACTGAAAGGAGGTTCCATACAGAATTACATAGGGGGTATATAGTTCCACATAGCTACACTGTTATATATCTTGATTTTCATTATAAGTTGTTGGCATCCGTTTTACCTTGAATAGCATCTTATTCATGCTTTTAGCTGTCAAGTGATAATTTCTAAGCATAtgcttagtataatataaatatgcaaAATTGTAGAAAACTTGACATAGTGAACACAAATTGGTTGGCTTTATGTCTGACCTTGAGCCAATTTTTAATAACATTAGTTAAGGCATGGGTGCCTATAGAttttaatttcaagaaaatatttgtttaaagATTTCTGGTTAGGATTTTAGGGAGAAGAAGAGGTGTTTGTATAATAGTCGCGCATTTTAAGGATAATTTGCTTCTTATCTTGAAATAATGTTTGAAGTTCTTCCCCTTTCATTGTTTTAGCTGTAGATAGATTTAAAGATTATCGATATCTCAATATTTGACTctataaaattaatgttattagttaaataattgtgcttgtttgtcttattttctttctaatttttattttcgtgAATGCTACATTGATATTTCTCAATGTATGCCCTTTTTTTCCAAGTTATGTATGTATTTTTCCATATTGCATTAAATTGTAAATTAGTTTAACAAATCATGAACTACTTGAAACAGGAATGGAAGAAAATAGAGATAATGTGTCTGCCCAAGAAAGAACTTCTGAGAGAAATTTGCGTCGTCGTACCAGATATGCACAGATGTCACCAGAGAGAAAGCAATTATTTTTATCCGAGCTAAGAGAAAAAAGGGCTGAGTCAAAAAGACAAAAACTCCTTCATCAATCAAATACTACTGGCGCTCTTAGAATCAGTAGTTCCTCATTATCTCCTCAGGAAGGTTAGCTGAGCATATTCTTATCTTCCTTCTATCTTCTGAATATCTACAGCTATAGTTAGACGCTACTACTCTTACTATAGTTATTTTCCTCATTTTGTAGTTGAAGCTTCTGAAGCCACAAACCTACCAGTTACTTTAACTACAGGACAGCATCAATCAAATAGTACTGGCGCCCTTACAATCAACACTTCTTCGTTATCTCCTCAACAAGGTTAGCTAACCATATTTAGGTAAATCTGTTGTAAAAAAAAGACAGCAAAATTGTGTTAGTAGTTTTCACGTATATGATCAAACATAATGGACGCGTATAATGTGAAACTACTAAAAGttatttatatgaagtatgtataaCAAAAGTCATagtcaaattttaataatgGGCAGATTAAGAACTTTATGTAGCAAAAGTTGTTACCAAATTTAATGGAGAGATTCATACTGTCTTGAAGTAACTAATTTTCTATTAAGTTTACCGATTTAAACTTCCAATTTATAAGGGTTTTTTACCAAAGGTCATCAGAACAGGAAAGCAAATAGAAGCATAGTGCACTTACGAGAAATAATAGCTGAAATTTTCCTATTGGGTTGGGGGTTATCGAATCTTCACAGTTCACATGAGTTGCTTCTCCTCTGCCTTTTTTTGGTTTGATCTGCTAAGAGTTTGGCTTTCATATTGtgctttcttctattttttatatgattatatatgaattatttgtGTATATTGTTGCTAAGTGAATGGTTTGTCAATTACAAATAAACACTTCTGAGCCCTAGGAGGCCCAACATTTTATTTGTGGGAATGCTAGCACCAATAcgaagaaatgaaaaaatatcatatcattataacAACCTTTGCTTAGAAATAGGTATAAAAAATTGTTCAGTTCATTACATGTCAAGTATTTATTCCGGAAGTCATTACATGTTGTGTTATTCTTCCAAGACTTAACATGCTCTTTTACAAAGCTTTGATAATTCTACAgtcatataaataattttatgttgCTGCCAAAGACATTTTGTTCTTACCACAGTAGTTGTAAAATATTGCTGCCTGTTTAAATTTAGCAAAATCAAAAGGAATTACTTCTGCTCACAAGctaattctaacaaaaaaaGGACAACTTGTGAAATGATTCTGACTCCTTGGGATGAATCATTAGCTGCAACTCTATGTTCTCCtctaatataatcaatatttaCTTAAAATATACCATCTAAAATATACATGTAAGGACAGTTCATGTTGTATGCGCCAAGATTCAACTATGGAGACAAGCAATCATTTATTTGTTGAATGTGAATATGCTACAAAAGTAAGAGATACAGTAACTCAATGGATAAAAGTCTGTCTACCTACAAGAGGTTTCAAGGAAACAGTAGAAATGATCAAGATAAAACATTGGAAGAGTTTGAAGAAGCAAGTGATAGAAGCTGTGTGGGGAGCAATGATATATCATATCTGGAAGGCAAGGAATTGGAAACACTTCAAAGGAGTGCATATGCAATATACAGAGATAGTGAACACAATTAATAGAGAAATGGGTGAAACAATATTAATGttcaataatacaaaaaaaccAAGTAGTGTAGTcattttttgacaaaattatGTAATTACATGTCTTTACTTTCCCTCAATATGTTGAGGTTTGGATAATTATAAGTCTCTTTTATGGtttttatgataataatattcaCATTGGTTGCCAAAATACTTGAAGTTTTCTTTCAACCATCAGATGAAATCATCTTGGTCACCATTTTGTAGTTGCAGCTTTGAAATGTGTCTTCTGAATATCTATAGATATAGTTCGTTGTGCTTGTGCTTCCTTcgatgattattattattgtaactaGATAAGGTTGCCCGTGCAGACAGAGGCGGATCTAGGATTTGAAGGTCCTGGGTGCCACATTGTTTAAGTAAAGCGAGTCAGTTAGTTTAATTTTAGGTTACAAGCAagtaatttatcttttttcgatttttaaaaacaaatcaattaaACATGCATGttagtaatattttcttttagatactAATTAACCAATTCAATGTTGATTTCAATTTAGGAATTAGTGGCTTTATTCGCGGAAACTTTGAGGGAAAAAAGGGTTTCCATACTAAAATTTGAGCTTTTATAAACTATCTAATAGTGTTAACTTA is a genomic window containing:
- the LOC107003880 gene encoding uncharacterized protein LOC107003880; protein product: MEENRDNVSAQERTSERNLRRRTRYAQMSPERKQLFLSELREKRAESKRQKLLHQSNTTGALRISSSSLSPQEVEASEATNLPVTLTTGQHQSNSTGALTINTSSLSPQQG
- the LOC107003879 gene encoding replication protein A 70 kDa DNA-binding subunit B-like, whose product is MVLRLNIDQIALTTRDWICKVQIVEIGRQRESPDKKCRFQNLILEDEQECQIKAVLYADEIEQYAEMLKLMNTYLISTARVKISQNSHGKSIHKFYWVLDKETVIEHITPSNGVEKPLPPPTKLNITTFDRISHMMLDSAVEIDILAIVFRCGPQKYAGRSRHKCREIIICDNQKNQFLLTLWEDFGEIEGNEIEAKMEKEMDLIVILGRNIGISNFQGLSLQSRYNSTIRVAPNYPQAVELTKWAKENKSMLLSRASDKTSTSSSAPLMVLTPAGQQVFSIENFFSSPTSVSHTSS